In Perognathus longimembris pacificus isolate PPM17 chromosome 3, ASM2315922v1, whole genome shotgun sequence, a single window of DNA contains:
- the LOC125348438 gene encoding LOW QUALITY PROTEIN: nucleophosmin-like (The sequence of the model RefSeq protein was modified relative to this genomic sequence to represent the inferred CDS: deleted 1 base in 1 codon) — MEDSMDMDMSPLRPQNYLFVCELKADKDYHFKVDNDENEHQLSLRTVSLGAGAKDELHIVEAEAMNYEGSPIKVTLATLKMSVQPTVSLGGFEITPPVVLRLKCGSGPVHISGQHLVAVEEDAESEDEEEEDVKLLSVSGKRSAPGGGSKVPQKKVKLAEEDEDEEDEDDDEEEDDDEEEAEEKVPVKKSIRDTPAKNAQKSNQNGKDSKPTTPRSKGQESFKKQEKTPKTPKGPSSVEDIKAKMQASIEKAH; from the exons ATGGAGGACTCGATGGACATGGACATGAGCCCACTGCGGCCCCAGAACTACCTTTTCGTTTGTGAACTAAAAGCTGACAAAGATTATCACTTTAAGGTAGATAATGATGAAAATGAGCACCAGTTATCATTAAGAACGGTTAGTTTAGGGGCTGGTGCAAAAGATGAACTGCATATCGTCGAGGCAGAGGCAATGAACTATGAGGGAAGTCCAATTAAAGTTACACTGGCAACTTTG AAAATGTCTGTGCAGCCAACGGTTTCCCTTGGGGGCTTTGAAATCACGCCACCTGTGGTCCTGAGGCTGAAGTGTGGCTCGGGACCTGTGCACATTAGTGGACAGCACTTAGTTGCTGTGGAGGAGGATGCAGAgtcagaagatgaagaggaggaggatgtaaAACTTCTGAGTGTATCCGGAAAGCGGTCTGCCCCTGGAGGTGGTAGCAAGGTTCCACAGAAAAAAGTCAAACTTGCtgaggaagatgaggatgaggaggatgaagatgatgatgaggaagaggatgatgatgaggaggaagcagaagaaaaagttCCAGTCAAGAAATCTATACGAGATACTCCAGccaaaaatgcacagaaatcaaACCAGAATGGAAAAGACTCGAAACCAACGACACCAAGATCAAAAGGTCAAGAATCCttcaaaaaacaggaaaaaactccTAAAACACCAAAAGGACCTAGTTCAGTAGAAGACATTAAAGCAAAAATGCAAGCAAGTATAGAAAAAGCACATTGA